Proteins encoded in a region of the Athene noctua chromosome 4, bAthNoc1.hap1.1, whole genome shotgun sequence genome:
- the LOC141960086 gene encoding OCIA domain-containing protein 2-like isoform X1: MSSKTTQQETQLSPLKQMGWPMFYCPISQNHNAGEIARIRKECKKESFWYRALPLSLGSMLVTQGLVSKGVFSANPRFGALPKMAIAGVLGFAIGKISYMGECQKKFQKIGIVPCGPQQKRHCNHTCKECEAKLGSNEKEGSGLSAS, encoded by the exons ATGTCTTCCAAAACAACCCAACAGGAAACTCAGCTGTCTCCGCTAAAGCAAATGGGATGG CCAATGTTCTATTGTCCCATCTCACAAAATCACAATGCTGGAGAAATTGCAAGGATCCGTAAAGAATGCAAAAAGGAAAGTTTCTGGTACAGAG CTCTTCCTTTGTCTCTTGGGAGCATGCTTGTCACCCAGGGGCTAGTCTCaaaag GCGTTTTCTCAGCAAACCCAAGATTTGGTGCGTTACCTAAGATGGCAA TTGCTGGTGTCTTAGGTTTTGCCATTGGAAAGATATCATACATGGGAGAATGCCAAAAAAAGTTCCAGAAAATTGGTATTGTACCATGTGGTCCACAACAAAAAAG GCATTGCAATCATACTTGCAAAGAATGTGAAGCAAAATTGGGATCAAATGAGAAGGAAGGTTCAGGTCTGTCAGCATCTTAG
- the LOC141960086 gene encoding OCIA domain-containing protein 2-like isoform X2: MFYCPISQNHNAGEIARIRKECKKESFWYRALPLSLGSMLVTQGLVSKGVFSANPRFGALPKMAIAGVLGFAIGKISYMGECQKKFQKIGIVPCGPQQKRHCNHTCKECEAKLGSNEKEGSGLSAS, translated from the exons ATGTTCTATTGTCCCATCTCACAAAATCACAATGCTGGAGAAATTGCAAGGATCCGTAAAGAATGCAAAAAGGAAAGTTTCTGGTACAGAG CTCTTCCTTTGTCTCTTGGGAGCATGCTTGTCACCCAGGGGCTAGTCTCaaaag GCGTTTTCTCAGCAAACCCAAGATTTGGTGCGTTACCTAAGATGGCAA TTGCTGGTGTCTTAGGTTTTGCCATTGGAAAGATATCATACATGGGAGAATGCCAAAAAAAGTTCCAGAAAATTGGTATTGTACCATGTGGTCCACAACAAAAAAG GCATTGCAATCATACTTGCAAAGAATGTGAAGCAAAATTGGGATCAAATGAGAAGGAAGGTTCAGGTCTGTCAGCATCTTAG